The [Bacillus] selenitireducens MLS10 genome includes a region encoding these proteins:
- a CDS encoding type I restriction-modification system subunit M, whose translation MGAELNAKLFSAADNLRSKMDASEYKNYLLGLIFYKYLSDKLLIKVVELADESLDTYDTPDKQTELYEELLSDKDTKEDLIATVVDTLGYDIEPPHLFNVLAEQAKKNVFQLNDLNKAFIQLSTKYDAFSGLFDDVDLQSKKLGSDDQQRNVTVTDVIKKLNDVDLIGYEGDVIGDAYEYLIGQFASEAGKKAGEFYTPHMVSDMMSQIVAIGQEDKKWFSVFDPTMGSGSLMLNVRNYLNHPDKVKYHGQELNTTTFNLAKMNLILHGVDPEEMRVRNGDTLNKDWPTDEPYTFDSVVMNPPYSAKWSADDTFLDDSRFNRYGKLAPKSKADFAFVLHGYYHLKETGTMAIVLPHGILFRGAAEGTIRQKLLEDGSIYAVIGMPPNLFFGTSIPTTVLILKKNRSTRDVLFIDASRDFIKGKNQNKLSKENIEKVVDTYNKRESVEKYAHLATFEEIKENDYNLNIPRYVDTFEEEEPVDMKAVGTEMKEIQEKKQALQKSLFEDISSLQYSEEDAEWIQGALEVFGYDK comes from the coding sequence ATGGGTGCAGAATTAAATGCAAAGTTATTCAGTGCTGCGGATAATCTTCGCAGTAAAATGGATGCTTCGGAGTACAAGAACTATTTATTGGGGTTGATCTTCTACAAGTACCTCTCAGATAAGCTGTTGATAAAAGTCGTTGAACTGGCAGATGAATCTTTGGATACATATGATACGCCGGATAAACAGACAGAGCTTTATGAAGAACTGTTATCTGATAAGGATACGAAAGAGGACCTGATCGCAACAGTTGTCGATACGCTTGGGTATGATATTGAACCACCTCATCTGTTTAACGTGTTGGCTGAACAGGCGAAGAAGAACGTCTTTCAATTAAACGACTTGAATAAAGCGTTTATCCAGCTTTCGACGAAGTACGATGCGTTCAGTGGGTTATTTGATGACGTGGATCTGCAGTCGAAGAAGCTGGGGTCTGATGATCAGCAACGAAACGTCACGGTGACCGATGTGATCAAAAAGCTCAATGATGTGGATCTCATTGGTTATGAGGGTGACGTGATTGGGGATGCGTATGAATATCTCATCGGTCAGTTTGCATCTGAAGCCGGAAAGAAAGCCGGCGAGTTCTATACGCCGCATATGGTATCGGATATGATGTCACAGATCGTAGCGATTGGTCAGGAAGACAAGAAGTGGTTCAGTGTCTTTGACCCGACGATGGGATCAGGGTCCTTGATGCTGAATGTGCGAAACTATCTCAATCACCCGGATAAGGTAAAGTACCATGGCCAGGAACTGAATACAACGACGTTTAACCTGGCGAAGATGAACCTCATCCTCCATGGTGTTGATCCGGAAGAAATGCGTGTTCGGAATGGGGATACGCTCAATAAGGACTGGCCAACGGATGAACCGTATACCTTTGATTCGGTGGTCATGAATCCGCCATACTCGGCGAAGTGGTCGGCGGATGATACGTTCCTCGATGATTCACGGTTTAATCGTTACGGGAAGCTCGCTCCAAAATCGAAAGCGGACTTTGCCTTCGTGCTGCACGGCTACTATCACTTAAAAGAAACGGGTACCATGGCGATTGTATTGCCACACGGGATTCTCTTCAGAGGAGCTGCCGAAGGCACGATCCGGCAAAAGCTATTGGAGGACGGCAGTATTTATGCGGTCATCGGCATGCCACCGAATCTGTTCTTTGGAACGTCGATCCCGACTACGGTATTAATCCTGAAAAAGAATCGTAGTACACGGGATGTCCTGTTCATTGATGCCAGTCGTGACTTTATCAAAGGCAAGAACCAGAATAAGCTCTCCAAGGAGAACATTGAGAAGGTCGTGGATACGTATAATAAGCGTGAATCCGTTGAGAAGTACGCGCATTTAGCGACTTTTGAAGAGATCAAAGAGAACGATTATAACCTGAATATCCCACGTTACGTAGATACATTTGAAGAAGAAGAACCTG